In one window of Frigoriglobus tundricola DNA:
- a CDS encoding zinc ribbon domain-containing protein, translated as MPVVTCPKCPTRLKIPDGVSGNTRCPKCGTIFPVVATPQAGTGTKPAFGSGVAPAFGSGAAPVQQPPPAPKPAPQPAPKPPAAPTPTRTPAAKPPVEEPDFEIVEKKSKKRVTVEEDDERPRKKKRYDGYDDDGYDDEDDDDEPRVRKNRYNKPKKKKKSRYDDDEDDDYRQPKSGARAAFSKGKIGALLISISFWLNLATYGMLSLYALLVWLLLIAATSSSPSSRGGMGGGGGGGESLGEVLVVLPGLLGLGAWIVGVIGCSFSIAGPAKARGMAITATVLSGVHLVLMGVTFSNLHGGAGGGFGPARGMGVGIGSGAWLAVSSALPVLDTFLPVLFYQSKVISGDYIIALLAAVCEVARLFFMLYTLKAMAAAARDYEVAEKAQFGILVAAFVIGSVAIALLVLFILLSEGGVGLKTALHLGAVAILLTLLAYTFMMLSPALTALQTRDACDRRS; from the coding sequence GGCACGATCTTCCCCGTCGTCGCCACACCCCAAGCCGGGACCGGGACCAAACCCGCGTTCGGGAGCGGAGTCGCCCCCGCGTTCGGGAGCGGGGCCGCCCCGGTGCAGCAGCCGCCACCCGCACCCAAGCCCGCGCCCCAACCCGCACCGAAGCCGCCTGCGGCTCCCACTCCCACCCGCACTCCGGCCGCGAAACCGCCGGTCGAAGAACCCGATTTCGAGATCGTCGAAAAGAAGTCGAAAAAGCGCGTTACCGTAGAAGAGGACGACGAGCGGCCGCGGAAGAAGAAGCGGTACGACGGCTACGACGATGACGGCTACGACGATGAGGACGACGACGACGAACCCCGGGTCAGAAAGAATCGCTACAACAAGCCCAAGAAGAAAAAGAAGAGCCGCTACGACGACGATGAGGACGACGACTACCGGCAGCCGAAGTCCGGAGCGCGTGCGGCGTTTTCCAAGGGGAAAATCGGCGCACTCCTGATTTCCATCTCGTTCTGGCTCAATCTCGCGACCTATGGGATGCTCTCGCTGTACGCGCTGCTCGTCTGGCTCCTGTTGATCGCCGCAACCAGTTCCTCTCCTTCTTCTCGCGGCGGAATGGGAGGAGGAGGTGGTGGTGGTGAATCGCTCGGAGAAGTGCTCGTCGTTCTGCCCGGTTTGCTCGGCCTGGGGGCGTGGATCGTGGGCGTCATCGGGTGCTCGTTCTCCATCGCCGGGCCGGCGAAGGCGCGGGGCATGGCGATCACCGCGACCGTGCTGTCCGGCGTCCACCTCGTCCTGATGGGCGTCACGTTCAGCAACCTGCACGGCGGAGCGGGCGGTGGGTTCGGCCCCGCTCGCGGGATGGGAGTGGGGATCGGCTCCGGGGCGTGGCTCGCCGTCTCCTCCGCGCTGCCGGTACTGGACACGTTCCTCCCGGTCCTCTTCTACCAATCGAAGGTCATTTCGGGAGATTACATCATCGCGCTGCTCGCCGCGGTGTGCGAGGTCGCCCGGCTGTTTTTCATGCTGTACACGCTCAAGGCGATGGCGGCCGCGGCCCGCGATTACGAGGTGGCCGAGAAGGCGCAGTTCGGCATCCTCGTGGCGGCGTTCGTGATCGGCAGCGTCGCGATCGCGCTCCTGGTCCTCTTCATCTTGCTCAGCGAAGGCGGTGTGGGGCTCAAGACGGCCCTTCACTTGGGCGCGGTCGCGATCCTGCTGACGCTCCTCGCGTACACGTTCATGATGCTCAGCCCCGCCCTGACCGCGCTCCAGACCCGAGACGCTTGTGACCGCCGGTCCTGA
- a CDS encoding NAD-dependent epimerase/dehydratase family protein: protein MSRKPSVLITGASGEIGHALIARLAAADPDRPIVTLDLNPLPPESAALVRQAVNGSILDTSLLDGILAQYEVDRVFHLAALLSTRSEFSPALAHKVNVEGTLNLLEFAQKQGESHGRPVAFFYPSSIAAFGLPDRTVKAKAGKVKEDDYNVPTTMYGANKLYCEHLGRYYARHYKQLAAELVSGKVDFRCVRFPGLISAETVPSGGTSDYAPEMIHAAASGQPYACFVRPDTRIPFMTMPDAVDSIFRLMGAPRARLTRTVYNIGAFAPSAAEIQTVVHAAFPRTEITTHVDEKRQGIVDSWPADVDDSAARADWGHNPAHGFASAFGEYLIPSIKKRYA from the coding sequence ATGTCACGCAAACCTTCTGTGCTCATTACCGGCGCGTCGGGCGAGATCGGCCACGCGCTCATCGCCCGCCTGGCCGCCGCCGACCCCGACCGGCCCATCGTCACCCTCGACCTCAACCCGCTCCCGCCCGAATCGGCGGCGCTGGTGCGGCAGGCCGTCAACGGGTCCATTCTGGACACCTCGCTGCTCGACGGCATCCTCGCGCAGTACGAGGTGGACCGCGTGTTCCACCTCGCGGCGCTGCTCTCCACCCGGAGCGAGTTCAGTCCGGCGCTCGCCCACAAGGTGAACGTCGAGGGCACGCTGAACCTGCTGGAGTTCGCGCAGAAGCAGGGCGAGAGCCACGGCCGCCCGGTCGCGTTCTTTTACCCGTCGAGCATCGCCGCGTTCGGGCTGCCGGACCGCACGGTGAAGGCCAAGGCGGGCAAGGTGAAAGAGGACGACTACAACGTGCCGACGACGATGTACGGCGCGAACAAGCTGTACTGCGAGCACCTCGGCCGGTACTACGCGCGGCACTACAAGCAGCTCGCGGCCGAACTGGTGAGCGGGAAGGTCGATTTTCGGTGCGTCCGGTTCCCCGGCCTGATCTCCGCGGAAACGGTCCCCAGTGGCGGCACGAGCGACTACGCGCCGGAGATGATCCACGCCGCGGCGAGCGGGCAGCCGTACGCGTGCTTCGTGCGGCCCGACACGCGCATCCCGTTCATGACGATGCCGGACGCGGTGGACTCGATCTTCCGGCTGATGGGCGCGCCGCGGGCCCGGCTCACGCGCACGGTGTACAACATCGGCGCGTTCGCCCCGAGCGCCGCGGAGATCCAGACCGTGGTCCACGCCGCGTTCCCGCGGACCGAGATCACCACGCACGTGGACGAGAAGCGGCAGGGGATCGTCGATTCGTGGCCCGCGGACGTGGACGACTCGGCCGCCCGCGCCGATTGGGGCCACAACCCGGCGCACGGGTTCGCCTCCGCGTTCGGCGAGTACCTGATCCCGAGCATCAAGAAGCGGTACGCGTGA
- a CDS encoding c-type cytochrome produces MTKAVIFDIDGTLADLTHRLHHIRNGSHNWDGFFPACGNDSVIEPIRDLAVLIAQAGQPGGPGVGGSRGPNLAKIGAEPGHTAEYLAAYIRDPRSAKPGAKLMPAFGDKLSDAQIQELAEWLAAKK; encoded by the coding sequence GTGACCAAGGCAGTGATTTTTGACATCGACGGGACGTTGGCTGATTTAACACACCGACTGCACCACATCCGAAACGGCTCGCACAACTGGGACGGCTTCTTCCCGGCGTGCGGGAACGACTCCGTGATCGAGCCGATCCGCGACCTAGCCGTGCTCATCGCCCAGGCGGGCCAGCCGGGCGGACCGGGCGTCGGCGGATCCCGCGGGCCGAACCTCGCCAAAATCGGCGCGGAGCCCGGCCACACCGCGGAGTACCTCGCGGCCTACATCCGCGACCCGAGGAGCGCCAAGCCCGGCGCGAAACTCATGCCCGCGTTCGGCGACAAGCTGAGCGACGCCCAGATCCAGGAACTGGCCGAGTGGCTCGCGGCCAAGAAGTAG
- a CDS encoding ArsR/SmtB family transcription factor, producing MKTKDKTLISQAEWIGALGEPTRLSILSLLTRGEHTVSNIATALKVEIVNVSHHLKLLKQAGLVSSVKDGRMMIYSLVGAKVTGGTLELTHPSRVWVTLPLS from the coding sequence ATGAAAACAAAAGACAAAACGCTCATCAGCCAAGCCGAATGGATCGGTGCGCTCGGCGAGCCGACGCGCCTTAGCATTCTGTCCCTGCTCACGCGGGGAGAGCACACCGTCTCGAATATCGCGACCGCGCTGAAGGTGGAAATCGTCAACGTCTCTCACCACCTGAAGCTGCTGAAGCAGGCGGGGCTCGTGTCGAGTGTGAAAGACGGGCGGATGATGATCTACAGCCTCGTCGGCGCGAAGGTGACGGGTGGTACGTTAGAACTAACGCACCCGTCGCGCGTGTGGGTGACGCTCCCGCTGTCGTGA
- a CDS encoding PDZ domain-containing protein: MRHITTFMLVLVGCPVAASDVPPPRAKADVAALVRQLSSDDFVQREAATERLAALKADAVPTELLSALKSPDPEVRERAKRAVAAIRERIALSPLPRAERFARRGQIDLSVAATVRSDYKADAPRLWESAFKLGFRAVENSGMKGDRLPTCPALSKDFPTFHKSSPYVQFLRTDERYAPKGSVENYHRMILASGVSVSEAFYGLCVIVSHGHIDTKKHISQSLVLATGDVTSEFAINDSVVICDGDVRVNGKVTKSLIIARGSISIKGDVRASTLAAGKIVRHGTIPAPPILSPGITPDDREGDKFKLADFEQNIRVEVKEKQINPLGVAFFELRQIGLDVKAADGTVQVMGVAPGKSCEDAGLKVGDVILDVGGKKPADAESLRWLLRDALAVGDAAVKVRRGKEALVVTVSLPE; the protein is encoded by the coding sequence ATGAGGCACATCACGACGTTCATGTTGGTATTGGTCGGGTGCCCCGTGGCGGCCTCGGACGTCCCGCCGCCGCGGGCGAAGGCGGACGTGGCGGCGCTGGTGCGGCAGTTGAGTAGCGACGACTTCGTCCAGCGCGAGGCGGCGACCGAGCGGCTCGCGGCCCTGAAGGCAGACGCGGTGCCGACGGAACTGCTATCCGCCCTGAAGTCGCCCGACCCCGAGGTGCGGGAGCGGGCCAAGCGGGCGGTGGCGGCGATCCGGGAGCGCATCGCTCTGTCCCCGTTGCCGCGTGCCGAGCGGTTCGCTCGGCGGGGCCAGATCGACCTGTCTGTCGCCGCTACTGTCCGAAGTGACTACAAGGCGGACGCCCCCCGCCTGTGGGAGTCGGCCTTCAAGTTAGGATTTCGGGCGGTGGAGAACTCGGGGATGAAGGGCGATCGTCTGCCCACCTGTCCCGCTCTGAGCAAGGATTTTCCCACATTCCACAAGTCCAGTCCTTACGTGCAGTTTCTCCGCACCGACGAGCGATATGCACCGAAGGGGTCTGTGGAGAACTACCATCGGATGATCTTGGCCTCCGGCGTGAGCGTGTCGGAAGCGTTCTATGGACTTTGCGTTATCGTATCACACGGTCATATTGACACGAAAAAGCACATCAGCCAGTCATTGGTCCTTGCCACCGGTGATGTGACCAGTGAGTTCGCAATAAACGACTCGGTCGTCATCTGCGACGGCGACGTGCGGGTGAATGGGAAGGTCACCAAGAGCTTGATCATCGCCCGTGGGAGCATCTCCATCAAGGGCGACGTTCGGGCCAGCACGCTGGCCGCCGGCAAGATCGTGCGGCACGGCACAATACCGGCGCCGCCCATTCTGTCGCCCGGCATCACCCCAGATGATAGGGAAGGTGACAAGTTTAAGCTCGCGGACTTCGAACAAAATATTCGCGTTGAAGTCAAAGAGAAGCAGATCAACCCGCTGGGCGTCGCGTTCTTTGAACTGCGTCAGATCGGATTGGATGTGAAGGCCGCTGACGGTACGGTGCAGGTCATGGGCGTCGCGCCGGGCAAGTCGTGCGAGGACGCCGGTCTGAAGGTCGGGGACGTGATCCTCGATGTCGGCGGTAAGAAGCCCGCGGATGCCGAGTCGCTGCGCTGGCTCCTGCGGGACGCGCTGGCCGTCGGCGACGCGGCCGTGAAGGTGCGGCGCGGGAAAGAGGCGCTCGTCGTTACTGTGTCCCTACCGGAGTGA
- a CDS encoding c-type cytochrome: MARRWVFVVALVGGFLGLVGCGKNAPVATGPQGTFDQHCAQCHAQAGQPGGPGVGGSRGPNLAKIGAEPGHTAEYLAAYIRDPRSAKPGAKLMPAFGDKLSDAQIQELAEWLAAKK; encoded by the coding sequence ATGGCGCGTCGCTGGGTGTTCGTCGTTGCACTGGTGGGCGGTTTCTTGGGGCTGGTCGGGTGCGGGAAGAACGCCCCGGTTGCGACCGGGCCGCAGGGCACCTTTGACCAGCACTGCGCGCAGTGCCACGCCCAGGCGGGCCAGCCGGGCGGACCGGGCGTCGGCGGATCCCGCGGGCCGAACCTCGCCAAAATCGGCGCGGAGCCCGGCCACACCGCGGAGTACCTCGCGGCCTACATCCGCGACCCGAGGAGCGCCAAGCCCGGCGCGAAACTCATGCCCGCGTTCGGCGACAAGCTGAGCGACGCCCAGATCCAGGAACTGGCCGAGTGGCTCGCGGCCAAGAAGTAG
- a CDS encoding bifunctional heptose 7-phosphate kinase/heptose 1-phosphate adenyltransferase, producing the protein MLTTDLIERVLATIPDRTVGVLGDLFLDRYLDIDPARNEPSVETGLTAYQVVQVRSYPGAAGTVMNNLAALGVGRIYPIACIGDDGEGYELRQALRQLPAVEQGGLILAPDRRTPTYTKPMLGQEELNRLDIKNRTPTPAGIQDHIIELLDEAWPQLDALLVLDQVSEVDCGVVTAKVRDHLAKLAAGDPAKFVLADSREQIGLFRNVCVKPNRAEAEKLFPSFEPFAFDIGLSLAARRYQAIFCTRGEEGIRLALPGQSSEQLLRVPTYPVSGPIDICGAGDSCSAGIASAMVSGLTHEQAAAFGNLVASITIQQIGVTGTATPDQVRARWREVGALV; encoded by the coding sequence ATGCTCACCACCGACCTGATCGAACGCGTCCTCGCCACCATCCCCGACCGCACGGTCGGGGTGCTGGGGGACCTGTTCCTCGACCGCTACCTGGACATCGACCCGGCGCGGAACGAGCCGTCGGTGGAAACCGGCCTCACCGCCTACCAAGTCGTGCAGGTGCGGAGCTACCCGGGCGCGGCGGGCACGGTAATGAACAACCTTGCGGCCCTCGGCGTGGGCCGCATCTACCCCATCGCGTGCATCGGCGACGACGGCGAGGGGTACGAGCTTCGTCAGGCGCTTCGCCAGTTGCCCGCAGTCGAGCAAGGTGGCCTCATCCTGGCACCCGACCGCCGAACGCCGACCTACACCAAGCCGATGCTGGGCCAAGAGGAACTGAACCGGCTCGACATCAAGAACCGCACCCCGACACCGGCGGGCATTCAGGACCACATCATCGAACTGCTCGATGAGGCGTGGCCGCAGTTGGACGCGCTCCTCGTTCTCGACCAGGTGAGCGAGGTCGATTGCGGCGTGGTGACGGCGAAAGTACGCGACCACCTCGCGAAGCTCGCCGCAGGCGACCCCGCGAAGTTTGTACTGGCCGACAGCCGGGAGCAGATCGGGCTATTCCGTAACGTGTGCGTGAAGCCGAATCGCGCCGAAGCAGAGAAGCTGTTCCCGTCTTTCGAGCCGTTCGCGTTCGACATCGGGCTCTCGCTTGCAGCTCGACGGTACCAAGCAATCTTCTGCACTCGAGGTGAGGAAGGTATTCGTCTCGCGCTCCCCGGACAAAGTTCTGAACAATTACTTCGCGTTCCGACGTACCCCGTATCCGGCCCCATCGACATCTGCGGGGCGGGGGACAGTTGCTCGGCCGGGATCGCGTCGGCGATGGTGAGTGGGCTCACGCACGAGCAGGCGGCGGCGTTCGGGAACCTCGTGGCGTCGATCACCATTCAGCAGATCGGCGTCACCGGCACCGCGACGCCGGATCAGGTCCGCGCCCGCTGGCGCGAGGTGGGTGCGCTGGTGTGA
- a CDS encoding BBP7 family outer membrane beta-barrel protein, whose protein sequence is MSGPRLWATGDYLLMWYTPMRTVPLIQSVPSAQVNNSTLSGVTTIFPDNNNHINFGAFSGVRASVGANWDKFGVDVGGFVLERQTQSAAVFNDGTPFAIARGYTAAGATAPTSLLVSFPGQYSGGVAAAAQSQLWGAEANVRRAWYAFLSDSTDLILGFRYIDLNERLAIDSPSYFPNGNSLDVRDAIRTRNTFYGGQVGFASRIGGTERGLGFEFTTKSGLGGVAQRAELVGSNTVVAAGVADVQPGGLYVRGLNAGTFTRDKFAYMQDLGIRLTYNFNPWVQVSFGYSFLYLSSVMRPGKAIDPVVNDSNVRFVANPTPSDLPRPAFAWRAEELVVQGMTFGLRIQY, encoded by the coding sequence ATGTCCGGGCCGCGCTTATGGGCGACGGGCGACTATTTGCTCATGTGGTACACCCCGATGCGCACCGTTCCGCTCATCCAGTCGGTTCCATCGGCGCAGGTGAACAACTCGACGCTCAGCGGCGTCACGACCATTTTCCCCGATAACAACAACCACATCAACTTCGGGGCGTTCAGCGGCGTCCGGGCCAGCGTCGGTGCGAACTGGGACAAGTTCGGCGTGGACGTCGGCGGGTTCGTCCTGGAGCGGCAGACCCAGAGCGCTGCGGTTTTCAACGACGGCACCCCGTTCGCAATCGCCCGCGGGTACACCGCGGCCGGGGCAACGGCGCCCACTTCGCTCCTCGTGTCGTTCCCGGGTCAGTACTCCGGCGGCGTGGCCGCCGCGGCCCAGAGCCAGTTGTGGGGGGCCGAGGCCAACGTGCGGCGGGCGTGGTACGCGTTCTTGTCCGACTCGACCGACCTGATCCTCGGGTTCCGCTACATCGACTTGAACGAACGGTTGGCGATCGATTCCCCGTCGTACTTCCCGAACGGGAATTCGCTCGACGTGCGTGACGCGATCCGCACGCGCAACACGTTCTACGGCGGGCAGGTCGGCTTCGCCAGCCGCATCGGGGGGACCGAACGGGGCCTGGGGTTCGAGTTCACCACGAAGTCGGGGCTGGGCGGCGTGGCCCAGCGCGCCGAACTGGTCGGGTCCAACACCGTCGTCGCGGCCGGCGTGGCCGACGTCCAACCGGGCGGGCTGTACGTCCGGGGGCTCAACGCCGGGACGTTTACCCGAGACAAGTTTGCCTACATGCAAGACCTGGGCATCAGGCTGACCTACAATTTCAACCCGTGGGTCCAGGTGTCGTTCGGCTACTCGTTCCTCTACCTGAGCAGCGTGATGCGGCCCGGGAAGGCGATTGACCCGGTCGTCAACGACAGCAACGTCCGCTTCGTGGCCAACCCGACGCCGAGCGATCTGCCCCGTCCGGCCTTTGCGTGGCGGGCCGAGGAACTGGTCGTCCAGGGCATGACCTTCGGCCTGCGAATCCAGTATTAA